CGGGCCGGTCCATCCGGCTGCGAGCGCAAGGATGCCGGCCAGGGCCGCAACGCCGGCCAGGGCTGCCAGGACCACCGCCCGCCTGTGACCCGCTTTCTCCATCTCCGAGGTGTCCCGCTGCCGTGCCCGCCGTGCCCGAGGTGACGGCTACTCCGCGTGCTCCACCGCCGGCTCCCCGGCGAGCACGCCGCCCAGCCGCCGAATCGCGTCCACGTGCCGGGGGTGTATCCGGACGGTCAGCCGCAGGCGGTCACCGTCGGAACGTTGCTCCAGCACCTGGCCCTTCTCGTGCAGGAACGCGAACAGCCGGCCGTTGCCGGCCGCGGCGTCCACCTGCAGCACGGTCTCGGCGGTGCCGACGTGCCCGTCCACCCGGAGGGCCAGCTCGTCGAGCCCCTCGCCGGTCTGCGCGCTCGTGGCGACGACCGCGCCGACCTGCCTCCTCAGCAAAGCCACCACGGAGGGATCGCGTACGGCGTCCATCTTGTTCAGGACGCAGATGGTCGGCCTGTCCAGGCTCCCGAGCTGTGCCAGCACCTTGTTGACGGCGTCCATCTCCCGCTCGCAGTCGGGCTCCGACGCATCGACGACGTGCAGCAGCAGGTCGGCTTCCCGGGTCTCCTCGAGCGTGGCGTGGAAGGACTCGGCAAGGTGGTGAGGGAACTTCCGGATGAACCCGACGGTGTCGCTCAGAAGGACCTCCCGGCCCTGCGGCAGCCGCCAGAGGCGCGTGCGGGTGTCCAGGGTCTCGAAGAGGCGGTCGCGCACGCGCACGCCGGCGCCGGTCAGGGCGTTCATCAGGCTGGACTTGCCCGCGTTGGTGTAGCCGACCAGGGCGACCGAGGGGAAGCGTTCGTTCCGGGCCTGCGCCTCCACGTGATGGCGCCGGCGCACGCCCTCCAGCTCCTGCCGCAGGTCGTGGATGCGCTGCTGGACCATGCGGCGGTCGACTTCGAGCTGCTTCTCGCCCGGTCCGCGCACGCCGATGCCGCCTCCGGCCGGGCCGCCCAGGGTGCCGCCGGCCGTGCGGTCCAGGTGCGTCCACATGCGCTTGAGGCGCGGGAACTCGTATTCCAATTGCGCCAGCTCCACCTGGAGCTGCGCCTGTTTCGTGCGCGCGTGCGCCGCGAATATGTCCAGGATCACCTCGCTGCGGTCCACCACCTTGACGGCCAGAGTCTCCTCCAGGGTTCGGACCTGCGACGGCGAGAGATCGTCGTCGCAGACGACCACCTCGGCCTCGGCGTCTCGGCAGAGCTCCTGGAGCTGCTCGAGCTTGCCCCTGCCGACGTAGTAGCGGCGGTCGGGCAGGTTCCGGAACTGCCGGACACGGCCGACGACGGTTGCCCCGGCCGTCTGCGTCAGGTTCTCCAGTTCGGCGAACGTCACGTCGGCCTCCGACCTGTTGCGCGAATCGGCCACCTGCACGAGTACGGCACGCTCGGCGCGCAGCTCCAGGTCCGTCCTTCTCGGCTCGCCCATGTGTTCCCCCGCCTGTGGCTGGGACGGCGTTCGCGCCGTCCGACCTCGTAGACTATTATAGGACGACACAACGACGCGGTCACCTGACGGCTCCGGAGGCTTTGGTCGGAGGCGTTGAGGCCGAACATCTATACAGAAGGAGAGTCATCGGCGCCCTGCGGCCCTTGACAGGGCAGGGCGGTTGTGAAACAATGCAGTGCTCCCCGTTTGTGCCCGCCGAAAGGCCGGGAGCAGGCAGGCTGTTCCATAGCCCTTGCGAGGATGTGTCCATGAGCGACAAGCTCCTTGAAATTCGTTGGCACGGCCGGGGCGGCCAGGGTGCCAAGACGGCGGCCGCCATGGTGGCGGAAGTGGCCGTCGAGGCCGGCAAGTACGCCCAGGCTGCGCCCGAGTATGGTGCGGAGCGCGAAGGCGCCCCGATCAAGGCGTACACGCGGATCGACGACGTTGTCATCCGCATGCACGACGCGATCTACTACCCGGACATCGTGGTGGTCCTGGACGACACGCTGCTGGAAACGCAGGGCGTCTCCGAGGGGCTCAGCGAGGACGGCGTTCTGCTGGTCAACACCCGCAAGTCGCCCGAGCAGGTCCGCAGCCTGCTGAAGCTTGAAGGCGGCAAGGTCTTCACGATCGATGCGACGACCATCGCCATCGAGGAGATCAAGCGGCCGATTCCGAACACGGTGATGATCGGGGCCCTCGTGGCCGTCACGGGCGTGACGGACGTCGCGCACATCGAGAAGGACATCCGCAAGAAGCTCGGCGGCAAGCTGAGCGAGGGGATGCTCGAGGGCAACTTCCGCGCCGTACGGCGCGCCGCCGAGGAGGTGAGAGGCGAGAATGGCTAGACTCATGAACAAGGGCGAGATGAAGCCCGGCGCCATCGCCCCCGCCGGCAGCATGCACGACCTCTTCACGGGTTCCTGGCGCACCTATGTGCCCGTGACGGACCTGGACAAGTGCACCCATTGCATGATGTGCTGGGTCATGTGCCCTGACAGCTCCATCCTGGTGGAGGACAGCCGGAAGGTGGGCACCGATCTGGACCACTGCAAGGGCTGCGGCATCTGCGCCGCCGTCTGTCCCGTGAAAGCGATCGAGATGAAGCTCGAAAGCGACATGTCCCCGGACGAGAGGAAAGGATGAGCCACCATGGCTGAACGAGTGGCACTGACGGGGAATGATTCGGCGGCCTACGCCCTCAAGCAGATCAACCCGGACGTCGTGGCGGCCTACCCGATCACTCCCCAGACAGAGATGATGCACAAATTCGCCGCCTACGTCGCCGACGGCGAAGTCGTCACCGAATTCGTGCCCGTCGAGAGCGAGCACAGCGCCATGAGCGCGGCGGTCGGCGCCTCGCTCGCCGGCGCCCGCGCGTGCACGGCGACCAGCGCCAACGGCCTGGCCCTGATGTGGGAGATCCTCTACATCGCCGCCAGTTGCCGCTGCCCGATCGCCATGCCCGTCGTCAACCGCGCCCTCAGCGGCCCCATCAACATCCACTGCGACCACAGCGACACGATGGGCGCCCGCGACAGCGGGTGGATTCAGATCTACAGCGAAAACTGCCAGGAAGCCTACGACAACACCATCCAGGCCGTCCGCATCGCCGAGCACCCCGACGTGCGCCTGCCCGTGATGTCCTGTCTGGACGGCTTCATCCTGAGCCACACGCTGGAGTCCCTGGAGGTCTCCAACGACGAGACCGTGCGGGGCTTCCTGGGCACCTACCGGCCCGCCGACGCCCTGCTGAACGTGGACAATCCGCAGACGTTCGGCGCCTTCGCGCTCCAGAACTACTACTTCGAGTTCAAGAAGCAGCAGATCGACGCCATGGCCAACGCCCTGACCGTCATCGAGGAGGTCGGGCGCGAATACGGCAAGCTGACCGGCCGTTCCTACGGGCTGCTGGACGCCTATCGCTGCGACGACGCCGAGGTGGTCCTGGTCGGGCTCGGTTCCACGATGGGCACGGCCAAGCAGGCGGTCGACGACCTGCGGGCCGAGGGCATCCGCTGCGGCGTTCTGAAGGTCCGCAGCTTCCGGCCGTTCCCGTTCGCGAAGGTCCGCGAGGCGCTGGCCGGCGCCGCCGTCGTCGGCGTGGTCGACCGGGCCGTCTCGTTCGGTCTCGGCGGGCCGCTCTATCACGAGGTGCGCTCGGCCCTCTACGGCGGCCGGACGCCGACCATGAACTTCATCTACGGCCTCGGCGGACGCGACCTGAGCCTGGACGACGCCCGGGGCGTGCTGCGCTCCCTGACCGAGGCGGGCGATCTGGCGCCGGCCGAGCCGGTCGTCCGTTACATCGGGCTGCGCGATTAGGTCCGCAACTCGCGGCATACAGAAGAAGCGAGGCGATAAATGCCCACGACGAACCTGAAAGAACTCTGCAACATGCCCGACCTCCTGAGCGGCGGCCATGCCGCCTGCCCCGGATGTGCCGGCCCGGTTGCCCTGCGGCAGGTGCTGCTCGCCGCCCAGCAGGACGGCGCCCGCGTGGCCGTCGGCATCGCGACCGGCTGCATGGAGGTCAGCACGACCGTCTATCCGAACTCCGCCTGGCGTGTGCCCCTCATCCACAACGCCTTCGAGAACGCCGCCGCCACCGTCAGTGGCGCCGAGGCCGCCTACCGGTCTCTGAAGCGGCAGGGCAAGCTGGACAAGGAGATCGTCTTCCTGGCCTTCGGCGGCGACGGCGGCACCTACGACATCGGCCTGCAGTCGCTCTCCGGCGCCCTGGAACGGGGCCACGATTTCACCTACATCTGCTACGACAACGAAGCGTACATGAACACGGGCATCCAGCGCTCCGGCGCGACGCCCAAGGGCGCCTTCACCACCACCGTGCCGGCCGGCAAGCAGTCGCCCGGCAAGGGGCAGCAGAAGAAGGACCTGACCGCCATCGTGGCCGCCCACGGCGTGCCCTACGTGGCGCAGGCCTCGCCGCATCGCTGGCGCGACCTGATGCAGAAGGTGCAGAAGGCCGTCGCCGTCGAGGGCCCGACGTTCATCAACGTGCTGAGCCCCTGCCCGCGCGGCTGGCGCTACGAGCCGGGGCAGACGATCGAGATCTGCAAGCTGGCCGCCGAGACCTGTGTCTGGCCGCTGTTCGAGATCGAAGACGGCCGCACGAAGGTCAGCTACAAGCCCCGTGAGAAGAAGCCCGTCACCGACTGGCTCAAGAGCCAGGGCCGGTTCCGCCACCTGTTCGCGCCGCAGAACGAGCACATGATCGAGGAGATCCAGCAGGACGTGGACCGCAGATGGGAGCGCCTGCTGGCCATGGAGTCGTTCGATGCGGGAAAGGCGGACTGAGCGCCTCTCGTGTGCTGCATTCCACAGCCCCGGTGGGGAGCACGTGCCTGCCGGGGCTTTTCATTGGAGGAGCATCGGAAGGTTGCCCCGCCCCCGCCGATGCGCTAACATGCCCGCGCCCCCGCAAGGCGCCGGGGCCCCTTCCATGCCCCGCCGCAGCCATCAAGCAGAAGGAGTGCCGTGTGAGCCTGCACGCGATCGATCCCGACATCGCACGCGCCATCGACGGCGAGATGCAACGCCAGCGTGAGCACCTGACGCTCGTCGCCTCGGAGAATCACTGCCCCCCGGCCGTCAGGGAGGCCGTCGGTTCGGTGATGACCGACAAATACGCCGAGGGCTACCCCGGTGCGCGCTACTACGGCGGTTGCGAGCGCGTGGACGACGCCGAGGGACTGGCCGTCGAGAGGATCACCCATCTGTTCGGCGCGGAACACGGCAACGTGCAGCCCCACTCCGGATCGCAGGCCAACATGGCCGTCTACATGGCCATGCTCGGCCCCGGCGCGCAGGTGCTGGGCATGTCGCTCGCCCACGGAGGCCACCTCACCCACGGGCATCCCCGCAGCTTCAGCGGGCAGCTCTACGAGGCCGCCAGCTACGGGGTGGACCGCGAGACCGGCCTCATCGACTACGACCAGGTGCGCCGCCTGGCCCAGCAGCACAACCCCGCCCTGATCATCGCCGGGTCCAGCGCATACAGCCGCACCATCGACTTCGGGCAGTTCGGAGCCATTGCCGAGGAGGTCGGCGCCTACCTCCTGGCCGACATCGCGCACATCGCCGGCCTGGTCGCCGCCGGACTGCACCCG
The DNA window shown above is from Candidatus Brocadiaceae bacterium and carries:
- the hflX gene encoding GTPase HflX is translated as MGEPRRTDLELRAERAVLVQVADSRNRSEADVTFAELENLTQTAGATVVGRVRQFRNLPDRRYYVGRGKLEQLQELCRDAEAEVVVCDDDLSPSQVRTLEETLAVKVVDRSEVILDIFAAHARTKQAQLQVELAQLEYEFPRLKRMWTHLDRTAGGTLGGPAGGGIGVRGPGEKQLEVDRRMVQQRIHDLRQELEGVRRRHHVEAQARNERFPSVALVGYTNAGKSSLMNALTGAGVRVRDRLFETLDTRTRLWRLPQGREVLLSDTVGFIRKFPHHLAESFHATLEETREADLLLHVVDASEPDCEREMDAVNKVLAQLGSLDRPTICVLNKMDAVRDPSVVALLRRQVGAVVATSAQTGEGLDELALRVDGHVGTAETVLQVDAAAGNGRLFAFLHEKGQVLEQRSDGDRLRLTVRIHPRHVDAIRRLGGVLAGEPAVEHAE
- a CDS encoding pyruvate synthase encodes the protein MSDKLLEIRWHGRGGQGAKTAAAMVAEVAVEAGKYAQAAPEYGAEREGAPIKAYTRIDDVVIRMHDAIYYPDIVVVLDDTLLETQGVSEGLSEDGVLLVNTRKSPEQVRSLLKLEGGKVFTIDATTIAIEEIKRPIPNTVMIGALVAVTGVTDVAHIEKDIRKKLGGKLSEGMLEGNFRAVRRAAEEVRGENG
- a CDS encoding 4Fe-4S binding protein gives rise to the protein MNKGEMKPGAIAPAGSMHDLFTGSWRTYVPVTDLDKCTHCMMCWVMCPDSSILVEDSRKVGTDLDHCKGCGICAAVCPVKAIEMKLESDMSPDERKG
- the porA gene encoding pyruvate ferredoxin oxidoreductase; this translates as MAERVALTGNDSAAYALKQINPDVVAAYPITPQTEMMHKFAAYVADGEVVTEFVPVESEHSAMSAAVGASLAGARACTATSANGLALMWEILYIAASCRCPIAMPVVNRALSGPINIHCDHSDTMGARDSGWIQIYSENCQEAYDNTIQAVRIAEHPDVRLPVMSCLDGFILSHTLESLEVSNDETVRGFLGTYRPADALLNVDNPQTFGAFALQNYYFEFKKQQIDAMANALTVIEEVGREYGKLTGRSYGLLDAYRCDDAEVVLVGLGSTMGTAKQAVDDLRAEGIRCGVLKVRSFRPFPFAKVREALAGAAVVGVVDRAVSFGLGGPLYHEVRSALYGGRTPTMNFIYGLGGRDLSLDDARGVLRSLTEAGDLAPAEPVVRYIGLRD
- a CDS encoding pyruvate ferredoxin oxidoreductase (catalyzes the formation of acetyl-CoA from pyruvate and coenzyme A), with the translated sequence MPTTNLKELCNMPDLLSGGHAACPGCAGPVALRQVLLAAQQDGARVAVGIATGCMEVSTTVYPNSAWRVPLIHNAFENAAATVSGAEAAYRSLKRQGKLDKEIVFLAFGGDGGTYDIGLQSLSGALERGHDFTYICYDNEAYMNTGIQRSGATPKGAFTTTVPAGKQSPGKGQQKKDLTAIVAAHGVPYVAQASPHRWRDLMQKVQKAVAVEGPTFINVLSPCPRGWRYEPGQTIEICKLAAETCVWPLFEIEDGRTKVSYKPREKKPVTDWLKSQGRFRHLFAPQNEHMIEEIQQDVDRRWERLLAMESFDAGKAD
- a CDS encoding serine hydroxymethyltransferase; amino-acid sequence: MGAPAGHGVVRCGKGGLSASRVLHSTAPVGSTCLPGLFIGGASEGCPAPADALTCPRPRKAPGPLPCPAAAIKQKECRVSLHAIDPDIARAIDGEMQRQREHLTLVASENHCPPAVREAVGSVMTDKYAEGYPGARYYGGCERVDDAEGLAVERITHLFGAEHGNVQPHSGSQANMAVYMAMLGPGAQVLGMSLAHGGHLTHGHPRSFSGQLYEAASYGVDRETGLIDYDQVRRLAQQHNPALIIAGSSAYSRTIDFGQFGAIAEEVGAYLLADIAHIAGLVAAGLHPSPIPHADLITGTTHKTLRGPRGGFILSRQKHAHSIDSAVMPGIQGGPMMHVIAGKAVCFKLAATPEFRQYQTQVLANARAMADELAGAGFSLVSGGTDNHMLMVDLTENGLSGIEAQNVLARAHITLNKNAIPYDRRKPSEGSGIRIGTPAVTTRGLTEPDVRQVARWIAEILLAPDPAKAADALKPQVLDLCERFPIP